Part of the Mycolicibacterium thermoresistibile genome, CGCCGACTGACCCGTACCGAGGTTCCGATGCCGCGATTCAGCCGAGCCGGAACCACCATCGACTACACCGACACCGGGGCGCCCGCAGGCCGGCTCGAGGCGCCCACCATCCTGTTCGGCCACGGTCTGCTGTTCAGCGGCTGGCAGTTCAACCTGCAGATCTACGCGCTGCGCCGGTACTACCGCTGCCTGGCCATCGACTGGCGGGGTCAGGGCGCCAGTTCGGGAGCCGCCCGCCCCTACGACATGGACACGCTCACCGAGGACGCCGCCCACCTGGTCAGATCGCTGGGCGTCGCGCCCGCCCACTACGTCGGGCTGTCGATGGGCGGGTTCGTCGGGATCCGGCTGGCAGCCCGCCACCCGGAGCTGGTGCGGTCGCTGGTGCTGATGAACACCAGCGCCGGCCCGGAGGACCCGGCCAAGGCCGACCGCTACCGCACGATGGCCCGGATCTACCGATTCACCGGCATCGGACCGCTGCGTCGGGCGGTGCTGCCGTTGATGTTCGGTCCGGCCTTCCTGGCCGACCCGGATTCCGAGGACGTGATCGACGAATGGGAGCGGCGGCTGCGCCGCTACCCACGCAGCAGCGTGCGCGACGCCGTGCTGGCAGTGGCCAACCGCGCCGGCGTCGAGGACGAACTCGCCGCGATCGACGTGCCCACCCTGGTCATCGGCGGCGCCCAGGACGCCGCCACCCCGCCGGCACACGCGCAGGCGCTGGCGGCCGGCATCCGCGGTGCACGGCTGGAGATCATCGACGACTGCGGCCACAGCAGCCCCCTGGAGCGGCCCGACGTGGTCACCGAGCTGTTGCGCGGGTTCCTGCTGGAGCACACCTGATCACGGTTCGCCGAACTCGCGCACCACCTCGGCGGCCCGGCGCACCTGATCGACGTCGGCACTGGTGGGGATCAGATGCACCTCGTCGGCACCGATGTCGCGGAACCGGCGCAACACGCGGTGCAGTTCGTCCTCGCTGCCGGCGAATCCGGTGGTCGGGGCCATCGCGTCGACGAACTCGACCGGAATCCAGTTCATGTACCGGCGCAGATGCCGGTGCACCTGGTCGCGGGCGGTGTCGGCCGCGCCGAGGGCGAACCAGAACGACGTCGCAAGATGCGGGGCCGGCTTACCCGCCTGCGCCCACGCCGACCTGGCGATGTCGAACAACTCGTTCTGCTTGCCGGTGTCGAGATCCAGCGTGGTGCCGGCCATTCCGTCCGCCCACGCCGCGGCGCTGCGCACGGTCTTCGGGCCGATCGTGCCCACCAGCAACGGCGGCCCGCCGGACTGCACCGGAGGCGGGCCGACCGGCAGCACCGACTCGGTCACCTTCTCCCCCGCCCACACCCGCTTCATGACCGCCACCCGCTCGGCCATCTCCCGCATCGTCTGGGTCGCCGGATCGGCCCCGACGGCGCGATAGTCCTCATGGCGGCCACCCACGCCGATGCCGACCGTCAACCGGCCGCCGCTGAGCACATCGCCGGTGGCGAGACCTTTGGCCAGCAGCACCGGGTCGTGCAGTTGCGGCACCACGACCGTCGTCACCAACCGCACCCGGTCGGTCCAGGCGGCCAGCGCCCCGAGCAAGGTGAGGCTGTCGGGATTGTCGAAGGCGATCCGCTCACCCCAGCACAACGCCGAGAAGGGGCCGTCGTCGATGGCGCGGGCCCACGTGCGCAGCGTCGCGGCGTCGAGGTCCGGCTCCATCACCGGCATGGTCATCCCAATCCGCACGCCGGTGATTGTGGCAGGTTGGCGACGCTCGACGGCGCCGAGCGTCCGCGAATGCGCACGGATCACGGCGTGTCGCGGTGCAGACACCTTCGTAAGTGGTTTTTGTCAAGGGGTTGGGGGGCTCTGCCCGGTCCTCGTCTTGAAGTACCCCAGGTTTTGTTCCTAGTTGGTTGCGAGGGCCGGGGTTGGCTGGCTCGCGGGGTGTGAGGTGCCGGTGAGGGCGGCCTCGTACTCGGCTGGTGGGACGTAGCCGAGGGCTTCGTGCAGGCGTTCCTGGTTGTACCAGGCCACCCATCCGGCGGTGGCCAACTCGACGTCGTCGACGCTGCGCCAGGGTTTGCCGCGGTTGATTAACTCGGTCTTGTAGGCGGCGTTGACCGCTTCGGCGAGGGCGTTGTCATAGCTATCGCCGCGGGACCCCACCGAAGGGGCGATCCCGAGCTCGGCCAACCGGTCGGTGTATGTCAACGATAAGTATTGCGACCCTCGGTCGGAGTGATGGATCAACTCAGACAGGTCTGAGTCCGAGTGCCACACAGCATGATTGAATGCTTCCAGCGGTAGGTCCTCGGTGCGCATGCTGGCCGCGACTGCCCATCCCTTGATGGCTTTGGTGCAGGCGTCGGTGACGAACGCGGTGTAGCAGAACCCCTGCCAGGTCCGTACGAACGTGATGTCAGCAACCCACAGCCGGTCTGGGGCCTCAGCGCTGAACTGCCGGTTGACCAGATCAGCAGGCCGGCAGTGCGCAGGGTCGCTGATCGTGGTGAACACCGGCTTACCGCGCTGCACGCCGCGCAGGCCGGCTTTACGCATCAACCGGCGGGTCTGCTCGCGGCCGACCCGCCAGCCGCGGCGTTTCATGGCGTGATGCATCTTCTTGACGCCATAGACCGAGAAGTTCTGCTCGTGGACGGTGCGCAGCTCGGCGATGAGGAGTTCATCGCGCATCGCCCGCTCTGATGGCGGGCGGGCCTTGGCGGCCCGATAGCCCCGGGAGGTGAGGAAACCGGCGATTGCTGCCCGCAGAACACGGCAAATGAGCTCGACCCCGAACTGATCGCGATGCGCATCGATGAAGGCGATCATTTCGTCGCGGGGCGGTCGAGCTCCGCTGCGAAAAACGCGGACGCAGACTTCAAAATCTCGTTAGCTCTGCGCAATTCGGCGTTCTCGCGCTTGAGCTTGCGGATCTCGGCGTGCTCAGTGCTGGTCACGCCGGGGCGCTGCCCGGCGTCAATCTCGGCCTTGCGCCGCCACCGGCGCACCGATTCCTGCGATACACCAAGTTTGCTGGCTACAGACTTGATGGCCTCGAACTCAGAAACCCCTGAGTCTTCCATCGTGGTGTCCAACAACCGAAGCGCACGGTCACGAAACTCCGGCGAATACTTACTGACCGTTTCAGAATGAGTTCGGCGTGGTAGATGGCGTTCCGGGACGGTTTCGGGCACCGTGTCGAGAGTGTCTGTTGATCTTGTTCCTGACGATCTGTGGGAGCGTGTAGCTCCGCTGCTTCCGCCCAGATCTGCCCGCCGGTTCCGGTTTCCGGGGCGCAAGCCGGTCGACGACCGGGTCGCCCTGGCCGGCATCATGTTCGTTCTGCGCACCAACGTGGCCTGGCGTGATGTGCCGGCAGAGACGATCGGGTGCAGCGGAGTGACCTGCTGGCGCAGGTTGCGGGAGTGGACCGAGGCCGGGGTGTGGCCGCGGCTGCACGAGATGCTGCTCGCGGAGCTGCGAGCCGCCGGGTTGCTCGAGATGGACGACGTCGCCGTCGACGGCTCGCACGTGCGGGCCCTCAAAGGGGGGATCACACGGGACCCTCACCGGTCGATCGCGGCCGCACCGGCAGCAAGCACCATGTGATCGTCGACCGGCACGGAACCCCTCTTGCGGTGTCGCTGACCGGCGGAAACCGCCACGACGTCACTCAACTGATGCCGCTCGTCGAGGCGATCCCCCGTATTCGAGGCCGGCGGGGCCGGCCGCGGAATCGGCCCCGCCGGTTGTTCGCCGACCGAGGCTACGACTACGACAAGTACCGAAACCTGCTTCGCGAAAAGGGGATCACCCCGATGATTGCCCGCCGAGGCGCCGCGCATGGCTCCGGGCTCGGCAAGGTCCGCTGGGTCGTCGAGCGGACCTTCGCTTGGTTGCACCAGTTCAAGCGTCTGCGAACACGTTCCGAGGTACGAGCGGACTTGCATCAGGGGCTGCTCGAACTCGCGTGCAGCATCATCTGTTTGAGGCGACTGCGGAGATCATTCTGAAACCGTCAGTTACGTGGCATGTTCCTGATCCTCCTATACGGATCGGAACAAAACCTGGGGTACTTCACGACGAAGACCGCCTCGATGATGGCCCGACGCCGCCGCTGACCACCCCAACGGCCCAGCTCGCGAACCACCGCGGCCTCAAACCGTGCCAGCCCACGTCCCTTGAGCCGTTCCGGGCGGCCGTCACAGCGGTCGAGCACCACCGCCACAGCCGCACACCAGTTGCTCGAACCGAAGGGATCCGCCGCCGCCTCCAGCACCCCCGGCCAGACGCACTCCAGCAGGTCGCGCAGCTGCTGCACACACGCAGTGGCCTCGGTGACCAGCCGCTCACGGCGCGCTCCCAGCTGGCGCAGCCGCGCCCACGTCTCCTCAGCACGCTCGGGGCGGTAACAATGCAGCTGGGCCACCAGCCGCGCGATCAACATCGCATCCTTGTCATCGCTTTTGTCACGGGTGTAGTCCTCAGCTTCACGTGCCCGACCCACCAACATCGGGTTCACACACATCAACGTCATATCGCGTTGAGTGGCAAGCTGATTGAGCACCATCCAGCGATGCCCGGTCGGCTCACACCCCACCGTCACACCACAGAACCCATGCTTGTGCGCCACGCGCTGCGCCCACTCCAGCACAGGACCCAATTCCCACGCCCGAGCCTTCACCGTCTTGCGGGCCAGCACCTGCGAATCGTGATCACACACCACCACCGCCTGCTTCTTATCCGCCAGATCAATACCGACGATCACATGATCGGCCGGCACCAGCCGCCGCAGCTCGGCCAACTTGGCATTACGGCGCTTGTCACCACGCGACAGACCACTACCCTTGGACACGACGCCCTCCTCCATGTCATTGGGACTCGAACCCGTCAACGACATCAGGAGGGCGTCGCCACTTTCATCACCAACACGCCGCATAGCTCTCTTACTACGGTCGCTCGCACAGGTGTGGCGGGCGGGTGGGGGTTAACCCCCGTGGGGGTCTCCGGGAATCAGCGTGTCGCGCACCGCGGTCGATCCCTAGGTTGAAAGCATGGTTGCAGTCACCGCGGAAACCGCACCCGCACCGGCACCCACGCGCACCGCCCGCCTCGGTGTGGTGCCCACGGCGTCGATGGTCACCGGCGCCGCGATCGCCCTGGTGTGGTTCTGGATTCCCCTGACCATCTTGATCGTCGGCATCAGCTCGATCCCATCAGTGATCGGCTTCCTGCTGGCCGGCGTGGTGTTCATCTATCTCATCCGCGGCGTGGAATGGGTCGAGCGGATCCGCAGCGAGGCGGTGTTCGGCATGGGCATCCCGATCCCGCCGCGCCGGCTCTCGCCGCACACGGGTTTCCAACGGTGGGCGCATCAGCTGTGGCTGGACATCAGCAGCGCCCGGTTCTGGAAGGCCGCGGCCCACCACTATCTGCGGATGAGCTACGACATGCTGGCCGTCGGCGTCGCGTTCGCCCTGCTGGCGTTCGCATTCCTCGGCCCCGCCGGCGCTATCGCCGTGCGCAACAGCGACGACAACGCCGGCCTGACCTTCCTGCCCCCGGCGCTGGCGGTGGTGCTGGCGGTCATCGCGGTCGCCGCCGCCGCGGCGATCCTGTTCTTCGCCCCGGCGGTGGACGCCCGCATCGACCGCTGGCTGCTGCCGCCGTCGTCGACCGAGGCGCTGCAACACCAGGTCAGCGCGTTGTCCGACGCCCGGGCGGGCGC contains:
- a CDS encoding alpha/beta fold hydrolase, whose translation is MPRFSRAGTTIDYTDTGAPAGRLEAPTILFGHGLLFSGWQFNLQIYALRRYYRCLAIDWRGQGASSGAARPYDMDTLTEDAAHLVRSLGVAPAHYVGLSMGGFVGIRLAARHPELVRSLVLMNTSAGPEDPAKADRYRTMARIYRFTGIGPLRRAVLPLMFGPAFLADPDSEDVIDEWERRLRRYPRSSVRDAVLAVANRAGVEDELAAIDVPTLVIGGAQDAATPPAHAQALAAGIRGARLEIIDDCGHSSPLERPDVVTELLRGFLLEHT
- a CDS encoding LLM class flavin-dependent oxidoreductase, with product MTMPVMEPDLDAATLRTWARAIDDGPFSALCWGERIAFDNPDSLTLLGALAAWTDRVRLVTTVVVPQLHDPVLLAKGLATGDVLSGGRLTVGIGVGGRHEDYRAVGADPATQTMREMAERVAVMKRVWAGEKVTESVLPVGPPPVQSGGPPLLVGTIGPKTVRSAAAWADGMAGTTLDLDTGKQNELFDIARSAWAQAGKPAPHLATSFWFALGAADTARDQVHRHLRRYMNWIPVEFVDAMAPTTGFAGSEDELHRVLRRFRDIGADEVHLIPTSADVDQVRRAAEVVREFGEP
- a CDS encoding IS3 family transposase (programmed frameshift): MEDSGVSEFEAIKSVASKLGVSQESVRRWRRKAEIDAGQRPGVTSTEHAEIRKLKRENAELRRANEILKSASAFFRSGARPPRDEMIAFIDAHRDQFGVELICRVLRAAIAGFLTSRGYRAAKARPPSERAMRDELLIAELRTVHEQNFSVYGVKKMHHAMKRRGWRVGREQTRRLMRKAGLRGVQRGKPVFTTISDPAHCRPADLVNRQFSAEAPDRLWVADITFVRTWQGFCYTAFVTDACTKAIKGWAVAASMRTEDLPLEAFNHAVWHSDSDLSELIHHSDRGSQYLSLTYTDRLAELGIAPSVGSRGDSYDNALAEAVNAAYKTELINRGKPWRSVDDVELATAGWVAWYNQERLHEALGYVPPAEYEAALTGTSHPASQPTPALATN
- a CDS encoding IS5 family transposase, yielding MAAAARDAARGAASRRVARDGRRRRRRLARAGPQRGDHTGPSPVDRGRTGSKHHVIVDRHGTPLAVSLTGGNRHDVTQLMPLVEAIPRIRGRRGRPRNRPRRLFADRGYDYDKYRNLLREKGITPMIARRGAAHGSGLGKVRWVVERTFAWLHQFKRLRTRSEVRADLHQGLLELACSIICLRRLRRSF
- a CDS encoding IS110 family transposase encodes the protein MRRVGDESGDALLMSLTGSSPNDMEEGVVSKGSGLSRGDKRRNAKLAELRRLVPADHVIVGIDLADKKQAVVVCDHDSQVLARKTVKARAWELGPVLEWAQRVAHKHGFCGVTVGCEPTGHRWMVLNQLATQRDMTLMCVNPMLVGRAREAEDYTRDKSDDKDAMLIARLVAQLHCYRPERAEETWARLRQLGARRERLVTEATACVQQLRDLLECVWPGVLEAAADPFGSSNWCAAVAVVLDRCDGRPERLKGRGLARFEAAVVRELGRWGGQRRRRAIIEAVFVVKYPRFCSDPYRRIRNMPRN
- a CDS encoding sensor histidine kinase, with protein sequence MVAVTAETAPAPAPTRTARLGVVPTASMVTGAAIALVWFWIPLTILIVGISSIPSVIGFLLAGVVFIYLIRGVEWVERIRSEAVFGMGIPIPPRRLSPHTGFQRWAHQLWLDISSARFWKAAAHHYLRMSYDMLAVGVAFALLAFAFLGPAGAIAVRNSDDNAGLTFLPPALAVVLAVIAVAAAAAILFFAPAVDARIDRWLLPPSSTEALQHQVSALSDARAGAVSSAQTERHRIERDLHDSVQPRLVSLAMTIGLAQTKLDTDLPAAKKLIAEAHEDAKSALAELRDVVRGIAPTILTDRGLDAALSAVVQRAETSGVPTTLNLHLPRRLPEEVESVAYFVVAEALTNVVKHAQASQAVVTVRLNETDNTLQVSVFDDGCGSAQISDRDNATGLRGLAERVRAAHGTFTVSSPPTGPTIVTAVLPCGS